In one window of Drosophila ananassae strain 14024-0371.13 chromosome XR, ASM1763931v2, whole genome shotgun sequence DNA:
- the LOC123257612 gene encoding uncharacterized protein LOC123257612 — MDAKVDVSLVIAKSKVAPLKPLSIPRMELQAAVMGARLTHKVMSTRNLLFDNATYWSDSKTVLQWLTMDPRNFHQFVMHRVAEILETTQVEQLRWVPSKLNVADGATKITDQTQQKTWIMGPGFLKAESSHWPTSTKQESIIDTSEIRKHVMTTRARSAVMFNAHHFSSWRRLYRAVAIIFLFVDRLRAKCAKQDMPTATTMDHVRKAKILLYKQSQAIAFAEELKVLFVGATLHKGNRLVGLNAYVDNDGVLRTRGRLNSIDIAEDAIILAPGCRITNLIARSFYEKYHHLAHETAINDIKAWFKISRLRVLNKSVRSTCQRCKVDSAAPRPPQMAPIPRARIGSFQRPFTYTGVDYFGPLLVNVCRRKEKRWVALFTCLTLRTVPFEIAYSLDTSSCIMCLSNFMALRGTPKEIFSDNGTNFRATEKVVREELKKIEHDKITIRFDGIKWRFNPSGAPHMGGAWERLARTTKGILKNICPNYSFNDEGLRNALMEAQFIINLRLLTFVSLSTEDNAALTPNHLLLGSANGYKPLPKEGMNLQRRWIETQRFGNSFWQRWIKEYVPVLTRRTKWFEKVPPITIGSIVVIVDELLPRNLWLKGRVIDTMMAKDGQVRRVTIKTQHGVLERPATKIAVLDIGLEDGN, encoded by the coding sequence ATGGATGCCAAAGTCGACGTCTCTTTGGTGATAGCGAAGTCGAAGGTGGCACCTTTAAAACCACTCTCGATTCCGCGTatggagctgcaggcagcAGTTATGGGAGCACGCTTGACCCACAAGGTGATGAGCACGCGCAACCTGCTATTCGACAACGCCACATACTGGTCAGATTCAAAGACAGTACTGCAGTGGCTAACTATGGACCCCCGTAACTTTCATCAGTTCGTGATGCACAGAGTCGCCGAAATCCTGGAAACAACGCAAGTCGAGCAATTGCGGTGGGTACCCTCGAAGCTGAACGTAGCAGACGGAGCTACAAAGATCACCGACCAAACCCAGCAGAAGACGTGGATAATGGGCCCTGGGTTCCTAAAAGCTGAATCCAGCCATTGGCCAACATCGACAAAGCAGGAGAGCATCATCGATACTTCAGAAATACGGAAGCATGTGATGACAACGCGTGCGAGATCAGCGGTTATGTTCAATGCGCACCATTTCTCGAGCTGGCGGCGGTTGTATAGAGCAGTGGCGATAATATTCCTGTTCGTCGATCGGTTACGAGCGAAATGCGCCAAGCAAGACATGCCAACAGCCACGACGATGGACCATGTGAGAAAAGCGAAAATACTACTTTATAAGCAATCCCAAGCCATCGCCTTCGCCGAAGAGTTGAAAGTGCTATTCGTGGGAGCGACGCTGCACAAAGGAAACAGATTGGTCGGATTGAACGCATATGTAGACAACGATGGAGTACTGCGGACTAGAGGCAGACTGAACTCAATTGACATAGCTGAAGACGCAATTATACTAGCTCCAGGATGCCGGATAACTAACCTAATAGCGAGGAGCTTTTACGAGAAGTACCATCATCTTGCTCACGAGACTGCAATAAACGACATCAAGGCTTGGTTTAAAATCAGCCGCCTCCGAGTGTTGAATAAATCCGTGCGGAGTACATGCCAACGATGCAAGGTTGACAGTGCAGCTCCCAGACCACCCCAGATGGCACCGATTCCGAGAGCGAGAATAGGAAGCTTCCAGAGACCGTTTACCTACACAGGCGTCGATTATTTTGGCCCGTTATTGGTGAACGTCTGCAGGCGCAAGGAGAAGAGATGGGTAGCTCTGTTCACCTGCCTCACGTTGCGCACGGTGCCTTTCGAGATCGCCTATAGTCTTGACACAAGTTCATGCATCATGTGCCTCTCCAATTTTATGGCGCTTCGAGGGACTCCAAAGGAAATATTCTCAGACAATGGTAcgaacttcagagccacggAAAAAGTCGTGCGAGAAGAGCTGAAAAAGATCGAGCACGATAAGATCACCATTAGGTTCGATGGCATAAAATGGCGATTCAACCCATCAGGAGCACCACACATGGGTGGAGCATGGGAGAGACTTGCCCGTACAACAAAaggaattttgaaaaacatttgCCCAAATTACTCCTTCAACGACGAGGGCCTGAGAAACGCATTGATGGAAGCACAATTTATCATCAACTTGCGACTGCTCACGTTCGTAAGTCTGAGCACTGAGGATAACGCCGCTCTGACCCCGAACCACCTACTGTTGGGGTCAGCGAATGGATACAAGCCACTGCCAAAAGAAGGGATGAATCTGCAGCGTAGATGGATTGAGACTCAGCGCTTCGGGAACAgtttttggcagcgatggatTAAAGAGTATGTGCCCGTATTAACCAGGCGCACCAAATGGTTCGAGAAGGTACCTCCCATAACCATTGGGAGCATCGTAGTCATCGTAGATGAGCTTCTACCCAGGAACTTGTGGTTAAAGGGACGAGTGATCGACACAATGATGGCCAAGGATGGGCAAGTTCGACGAGTGACTATAAAGACCCAGCACGGCGTTTTGGAAAGACCAGCAACGAAGATAGCGGTTTTGGACATCGGCTTGGAGGATGGTAACTGA